From a region of the Enterobacter sp. JBIWA008 genome:
- the ppa gene encoding inorganic diphosphatase yields the protein MSLLNVPAGKELPEDIYVVIEIPANADPIKYEIDKDTGALFVDRFMSTAMFYPCNYGYINNTLSLDGDPVDVLVPTPYPLQPGSVIRCRPVGVLKMTDEAGEDAKLVAVPHTKLSKEYDHIKDVNDLPELLKAQISHFFEHYKDLEKGKWVKVDGWDNAEAAKAEIIASFERAAKK from the coding sequence ATGAGCTTACTCAACGTCCCTGCGGGTAAAGAACTGCCAGAAGACATCTACGTAGTTATCGAAATCCCGGCTAACGCAGATCCGATCAAATACGAAATCGACAAAGACACTGGTGCGCTGTTCGTTGACCGCTTTATGTCTACCGCGATGTTCTACCCGTGCAACTACGGTTACATCAACAACACCCTGTCTCTGGACGGAGATCCGGTTGACGTGCTGGTCCCAACGCCATACCCACTGCAGCCAGGCTCAGTCATTCGCTGCCGTCCAGTTGGCGTGCTGAAAATGACCGACGAAGCCGGTGAAGATGCGAAACTGGTTGCGGTACCGCACACCAAGCTGAGCAAAGAATACGATCACATTAAAGATGTGAACGACCTGCCAGAGCTGCTGAAAGCGCAGATCAGCCACTTCTTCGAGCACTACAAAGACCTCGAAAAAGGCAAGTGGGTTAAGGTTGACGGCTGGGACAACGCAGAAGCGGCGAAAGCAGAAATCATCGCCTCTTTCGAACGCGCTGCTAAGAAGTAA